The Aspergillus chevalieri M1 DNA, chromosome 5, nearly complete sequence genome includes a region encoding these proteins:
- the rom2 gene encoding putative Rho guanyl nucleotide exchange factor (Rom2) (COG:T;~EggNog:ENOG410PFP7;~InterPro:IPR000219,IPR041675,IPR036388,IPR035899, IPR001180,IPR011993,IPR036390,IPR000591;~PFAM:PF15405,PF00610,PF00780,PF00621;~go_function: GO:0005085 - guanyl-nucleotide exchange factor activity [Evidence IEA];~go_process: GO:0035556 - intracellular signal transduction [Evidence IEA]) yields the protein MADLGGQQGRNYRPYGHPSNFQRDAAFSEIFGGAPPPGRSQTMTSQTPQFSQDRAHTMSSHVPHPQMQRAPPQPTRQMQNGYPPASSNGYYQAYPGGAAMAAQPPPQNLPRPYPGRFAYPQPQRLDSRPTPGSQYQDMKAPGRPMPPPAMNSDAYRSRSMARMGGPPMYGPPPSSFNHTSATAFRQQPYHPAAPMTAQGRVVPERHGNERAMSMTSYAADRDQSLTTSTGRVIPTRRNPSGPAPPPPMKQEPEQPIAQQNANSKSRPPSDSSTNSRSMSMASATMSMASTVVPDRTMSIQSQSQPKHSGSTVTHATSTSRRSKVPLVYPALLSRVADVFREKIALGERQKNGLSYQNAFSGAEAVDMIGYIIKTSDRNLALLLGRALDAQKFFHDVTYDHRLRDATGELYQFKETMGEEAPSSDVNGVFTLLTECYSPTCTRETLCYSIACPRRLEQQARLNIKPQPGLRTSASKGSLHGDDDNDDQKLWINMVPKEVSDSIDDKQKKRQEIIFEIMYTERDFVKDLEYLRDFWMRPLRSAGNANLSPIPEHRREKFIRTVFGNCLEVLKVNSALCEALNTRQKESHIVHTVGDVFLQHVPNFEPFIKYGSNQLYGKYEFEKEKASNPAFARFVEETERLKESRKLELNGYLTKPTTRLARYPLLLEQVFKSTRDDNPDKQDIPQAIKLIKDFLSRVNTESGRAENHFNLVQLDSSLKFNPGDYVDLKLTEENRQMLTKMAFKKTPTDSSEVTAYLFDHAVLLVRIKVVNKREEYRVYRKPIPLELLVIAQMDEVIPKVGISKRPSSSLLSNKAAVNPPSTKDGLPITFRHLGKGGYEQTLYATSPTQRRKFIEMVEEQQRKLRERNSNFYHKTVLCEHFFTSVNRVNCLVPVDGGRKLVYGTDSGIYLSDRWPKDKSAKPRKVLDVSQVTQIDTLEEYQLLLVLANKTLSSFPLETLEVVEGQNTLSKRPKKIQGHANFFKAGIGLGRHLVCSVKTSALSTTIKVYEPMDNLAKGKKKSAVSKMFQSGQDTLKPFKEYYIPAESSSIHFLRSTLCVGCARGFEVVSLETTETQSLLDQADTSLDFVAKKENVKPIHIERMNGEFLLNYSDFSFFVNRNGWRARPDWRISWEGNPNAFALSYPYILAFEPNFIEIRHIETSELIHIMTGKNIRMLHSSTREILYAYEDETGEDVVASLDFWSKAPQN from the exons ATGGCGGATTTAGGGGGACAACAGGGCCGGAACTACCGGCCCTACGGCCACCCCTCTAATTTCCAGCGGGATGCTGCATTTTCAGAGATCTTTGGCGGAGCACCGCCACCGGGACGTTCGCAGACGATGACTTCGCAGACCCCCCAGTTTTCTCAGGATCGAGCTCATACCATGTCATCCCATGTGCCACACCCCCAGATGCAAAGGGCTCCACCGCAACCTACACGCCAGATGCAAAATGGCTATCCGCCGGCTTCCTCCAATGGGTACTATCAAGCATACCCCGGAGGCGCTGCCATGGCTGCGCAACCTCCTCCGCAGAATCTTCCCCGGCCGTACCCAGGACGATTTGCCTATCCACAACCCCAACGCCTGGATTCGAGGCCGACTCCAGGCTCCCAATACCAAGATATGAAAGCGCCCGGTCGGCCGATGCCTCCCCCCGCCATGAACTCTGACGCATACCGGTCACGCTCGATGGCAAGGATGGGCGGGCCCCCAATGTATGGACCGCCTCCAAGTAGCTTTAACCATACTTCCGCCACTGCTTTTCGCCAACAACCTTACCACCCTGCCGCTCCGATGACTGCGCAGGGCCGTGTTGTACCAGAAAGGCATGGGAATGAACGCGCCATGTCGATGACCTCGTATGCGGCCGATAGGGATCAGTCACTCACTACGAGTACTGGACGTGTCATTCCGACCAGGAGGAATCCGTCCGGACCAGCCCCGCCTCCCCCGATGAAACAAGAACCAGAGCAACCCATTGCACAGCAAAACGCGAATAGCAAATCGCGACCGCCAAGCGACTCCTCGACGAACTCCCGCTCCATGTCTATGGCTTCCGCTACCATGTCAATGGCGTCGACTGTTGTCCCCGATCGGACGATGAGCATACAAAGCCAATCGCAACCCAAACACAGCGGTTCCACAGTGACACATGCCACAAGTACTTCACGCCGCAGCAAAGTGCCTTTGGTCTACCCGGCCCTCCTTTCCCGGGTCGCGGATGTCTTTCGGGAGAAAATCGCACTTGGTGAACGGCAGAAGAACGGATTGTCCTATCAGAATGCCTTTAGCGGTGCTGAGGCAGTGGATATGATTGGTTATATTATCAAGACAAGTGATCGGAATTTGGCTCTTTTGCTGGGTCGGGCACTCGATGCGCAAAAGTTCTTCCACGATGTGACGTACGACCACCGTCTCCGGGATGCTACCGGGGAGCTTTATCAGTTCAAGGAAACCATGGGAGAGGAAGCCCCGAGTTCCGATGTCAACGGTGTTTTCACTCTTTTGACTGAGTGCTATTCGCCAACATGCACGCGCGAAACCTTATGCTACTCGATAGCGTGCCCCCGAAgattggagcagcaggcacGATTAAACATCAAACCTCAGCCAGGATTGCGAACTTCTGCCTCCAAGGGTAGCTTGCATGGCGACGATGACAACGACGACCAGAAACTGTGGATCAATATGGTTCCGAAAGAAGTCTCAGACTCTATCGACGATAAACAGAAGAAGCGCCAAGAGATTATATTCGAAATCATGTACACCGAACGCGACTTTGTCAAGGACTTGGAATACTTGCGGGACTTCTGGATGCGGCCGTTGCGTTCTGCTGGCAACGCCAACCTTTCACCAATTCCAGAGCATCGACGAGAGAAATTTATCCGCACAGTGTTTGGGAACTGCCTGGAGGTGCTCAAGGTTAATAGTGCTTTGTGTGAGGCTCTGAATACGCGGCAAAAGGAAAGCCATATTGTGCATACTGTCGGCGACGTTTTCCTTCAACATGTGCCGAACTTTGAACCTTTTATCAAGTATGGTTCCAACCAACTTTATGGAAAGTACGAAtttgagaaggagaaggcgtCAAACCCTGCCTTTGCACGATTCGTAGAAGAGACGGAACGTCTCAAGGAGTCTCGCAAACTGGAGCTGAATGGTTATTTGACCAAGCCCACCACCCGTCTGGCAAGATATCCACTGCTCCTCGAACAGGTTTTCAAGAGTACGCGCGATGATAATCCAGACAAGCAAGATATTCCCCAAGCCATCAAGCTTATCAAAGATTTCTTGTCCCGTGTCAATACTGAGAGTGGAAGAGCGGAGAATCACTTTAACCTCGTGCAGCTCGACTCATCCTTGAAGTTCAACCCTGGTGATTACGTCGATTTGAAGCTCACAGAGGAGAACCGCCAGATGCTCACGAAGATGGCATTCAAGAAGACACCAACCGACAGCTCCGAGGTTACTGCATATCTCTTTGACCACGCGGTCCTGCTAGTCAGGATCAAGGTTGTCAATAAGCGTGAAGAGTATCGAGTCTACAGGAAACCCATTCCTCTGGAGCTCCTGGTGATCGCACAAATGGATGAAGTGATCCCGAAGGTTGGAATCTCTAAACGCCCCTCGTCTAGCCTGCTGTCCAACAAGGCTGCTGTCAATCCTCCATCAACGAAGGATGGCCTTCCTATCACGTTCAGGCATCTTGGTAAAGGTGGCTATGAGCAGACACTATATGCTACGTCGCCGACTCAAAGAAGGAAATTTATCGAGATGGTGGAAGAACAACAGCGGAAGCTCAGAGAGCGCAATAGCAACTTCTACCACAAGACAGTACTGTGTGAGCACTTCTTTACGTCCGTCAACAGGGTGAACTGTCTTGTTCCAGTCG ACGGTGGCCGGAAATTGGTCTATGGCACAGACAGTGGCATCTACCTTTCAGATCGCTGGCCCAAGGATAAGTCCGCAAAACCAAGGAAGGTGCTTGATGTCAGCCAGGTTACTCAAATCGATACCCTGGAGGAATATCAGCTACTCCTAGTTTTGGCAAACAAgactctctcttctttcccgTTAGAGACTCTTGAGGTGGTGGAAGGTCAAAATACCTTGTCCAAGCGGCCCAAGAAAATTCAGGGCCATGCCAACTTCTTCAAGGCCGGCATAGGTCTTGGTCGCCATTTGGTGTGCTCTGTCAAGACTTCTGCTCTTTCGACAACCATCAAGGTCTATGAGCCGATGGACAACCTGGccaagggaaagaagaagtcCGCTGTTAGCAAGATGTTCCAGAGTGGACAGGACACACTCAAGCCATTCAAG GAATATTACATCCCAGCCGAATCGTCCTCGATACATTTCCTGCGCTCGACGCTGTGCGTTGGCTGTGCTCGTGGTTTCGAAGTTGTCAGTCTCGAAACCACCGAGACCCAATCTCTGCTCGACCAAGCCGATACTTCGCTTGATTTCGTTGCAAAGAAAGAGAACGTGAAGCCGATCCACATCGAGCGAATGAACGGAGAGTTCCTTCTGAACTACAGCGACTTCTCATTCTTCGTCAACCGCAATGGTTGGCGCGCTAGGCCTGACTGGCGGATTTCTTGGGAGGGTAACCCCAACGCATTCGCGCTTTCTTATCCCTATATCCTTGCTTTCGAGCCCAATTTCATCGAGATCAGACATATTGAGACCAGTGAACTGATCCACATCATGACGGGCAAAAACATTCGCATGTTGCATTCCTCAACAAGAGAG ATTCTCTATGCCTACGAAGACGAAACCGGGGAGGACGTGGTCGCCAGTTTGGATTTCTGGAGCAAGGCACCGCAGAACTAG